The following nucleotide sequence is from Corynebacterium hindlerae.
AAGGAAGTGCTGGTCCAACGCGAAGGATGGCAGCTGGGTGGCATGGGCAAGGGCGTCGGTATGATGGCGCCGTCGCTGGCCACCATGCTCGTGTGCCTCACCACCGATGCCCAGGTGGACGCACACACAGCGCAGGATGCGCTGCAGAAAGCGTGCGATCTGACGTTCAATACGCTCGATATCGATGGGTCTACCTCCACCAATGACACCGTTATCTTGCTGGCAAATGGTGCGTCCGGCGTAGCCCCGAATGCGGAGGAATTCGAGCAGGCGGTGCTTGAGGCGTGCGCGGACCTGGCTGATCAGCTGCAGGGAGACGCCGAAGGCGTGACCAAGCGGGTGAATATTACCGTGCAGGGCACCAGCACGAACGACCAAGCGCTCAACGCCGCTCGCACCCTGGGGCGCGACAACCTGTTCAAGTGCGCCATGTTCGGCTCCGACCCGAACTGGGGCCGCGTGCTGGCCGCCGTGGGCATGGCCGACGCGGACATGGACCCAGACAACATTTCTGTGTTCTTCAACGGTGAGGCCGTGTGCGAGAAAACCACCGGCACGCCGGATGCCCGCAACGTCGATCTATCCGGCGCAGACATCGACGTCCTCGTGGACCTTGGCACCGGCGGTCCCGGCACTGCGATGGTGCGTACCACGGACCTGTCCCATGCATACGTTGAAATTAACTCGGCGTATTCGAGCTAGGTGATGTGCGATGACCAAACATTTGACTCCATCTGAGCGGGCCCACGTCCTCGCCGAAGCGCTACCGTGGCTGCAGCACTATCGGGACAAGATCGTGGTGGTCAAGTACGGCGGTAATGCCATGACCGACGAGTCCCTCAAAGCTGCGTTCGCCGCCGACATGGTGTTTCTCCGCACCGTGGGTGTGAAGCCGGTGGTCGTCCATGGCGGGGGACCACAGATCTCCTCGATGCTGAGCCGCCTTGGACTGGATGGCGAGTTCAAGGGCGGTTTCCGCGTCACCACCCCAGAGGTGATGGAAGTGGTACGCATGGTGCTCTTTGGGCAGGTGGGGCGTGACCTGGTCAACCTCATCAACTCGCACGGCCCCTACGCTGTGGGTACTTCGGGGGAAGATGGCGGGCTGTTCCGCGCGGAAAAGCGCCTGGTTGAGGTAGACGGGGAGCTCACGGACATCGGGCTGGTGGGCAACATCACCGAGGTCAATGCAGACACGATCCGGGATATCATCGACGCCGGCCGTATCCCGGTAGTCTCCACCGTTGCCCCCGGCGAGGACGGCGAGGTTTACAACATCAACGCCGACACCGCCGCCGGCGCGTTAGCAGGGGCGCTCGGGGCCGAGCGCCTCGTCATCTTGACCAACGTCGAGGGCCTCTACACGGATTGGCCGAACAAAGACTCGCTGGTGTCCGCGATTAAGTCCTCCAAGCTGCGGGAGATTCTGCCAGAGCTGGACTCGGGCATGATCCCGAAGATGGAGTCCTGCTTGTCTGCCGTTGATATGGGCGTGGTGGCGTCACACGTGATTGACGGACGCATCGCCCACTCAGTGCTGCTCGAACTGCTTACTATGGGCGGCATCGGCACGATGGTGCTGCCTGACGGCTATGACCGTGACAATTACCCCGATGGAACCGTGTTCAGGAAGGATAAATAGATGCCACAGTGGTCACACACCCTGATGGACAATTACGGCACTCCGCCGCTGACCATCGTCTCAGGCAAGGGCGCGCAGCTTACCGACGACCACGGCCGCACCCACATTGACCTCCTCGCCGGCATTGCTGTGAATTCTCTCGGCTACGGCCACCCAGCTCTGGTGGAGGCAGTATCTGACCAGGTGGCAAACCTTGCGCACGTGTCTAACCTCTTCCAGTCCGCGCCGGTGCTCGATCTGGGAGCTGCCCTCATTGAGCGCTTCGCCGCTGGCGACGCCATCCTGGCGGACGACACCCGCGTGTTCTTCTGCAACTCTGGAGCTGAGGCTAACGAAGCTGCTTTCAAGCTTGCTCGCTTGACTGGGAAGCGTCGAATCCTTGCGGCCGAGCACGGCTTCCACGGCCGGACCATGGGCTCTTTGGCCCTCACCGGCCAGCCCGACAAGCGGAAAGCCTTCGAGCCGCTGCCAACCGGAGCGGAGTTCTTCCCCTACGGCGATGTTGATTACCTGCGCAAGCTGGTAGAGATCAACCCGAGCGATGTCGCGGCGATCATCGTGGAGCCGATTCAGGGCGAAACTGGCGTTATCCCGGCCCCGGGCGGCTTTTTGAAGGCGGTGCGCGAGATCTGTGATGAACACGAGATTCTGTTCATCGTCGATGAGGTGCAAACCGGTATTGGCCGCACGGGCGATTTCTTCGCCCACCAGCACGATGGCGTCATCCCCGATGTGGTCACGATGGCCAAAGGCCTCGGTGGTGGCCTGCCAATCGGCGCCTGCCTCGCCCACGGCGCTGCGGCGCAACTGTTCACCCCTGGTTCCCACGGCACCACCTTCGGCGGCAATCCTGTCTCTTGCGCAGCCGGAAACGTGGTGCTGTCCGTGATTGACGACAACTTCTGCGCGGATGTCAAGCGCAAGGGCGCAGCGTTAGCAGGGCAGGTCGCGCAGCTGCCCCAGGTCGATCATGTCCGGGGTCGTGGCCTCATGCTGGGCGTGGTCCTCAAGGGGGAGTGGGCGAAACAAGCCGTGGCGAAATCGCCGGAGTACGGGGTGATTGTGAACGCGCCGTCGGCAAGCGTGCTGCGTTTGACCCCACCGCTGATCATCAGCGACGAAGAAATCGAAGCCGCTGTGCAGCGCATCGGTGAGCTGCTGGCAGACGTTGAAAAGGAGTCCTAGATGGTTCGTCACTTTCTCGCCGACGATGACCTCACCCCAGCAGAGCAGGCGGAAGTCCTGGCCCTCGCGGCTGAGCTTAAACGCGCGCCCTATTCGCGCGACACCTTCGCTGGCCCGCAGTCAGTGGCGGTGCTGTTTGATAAGACGTCGACCCGCACGCGGTTTTCCTTTGATGCGGGTATCGCGCACCTCGGCGGACATGCCATCGTGACCGACTCCGGCAGCTCCCAAATGGGTAAGGGGGAGTCCTACCAGGACACGGGCGCCGTACTTTCTCGCTTTGTGTCTGCGATCGTGTGGCGTACCTACGCCCATTCCAATTTGGAAGCGATGGCCGAGACCGCGGCGGTGCCGATCGTCAACGCACTCTCCGATGACCTGCACCCCTGCCAGATCCTCGCTGATCTGCAAACCTGTATCGAAAACCTCTGCCCAGATGAAGGCCCAGCAGGACTGAAGGGCAAGAAGGCCGTCTACCTTGGCGACGGCGACAACAACATGGCTAACTCCTACCTCATCGGTTTCGCCACCGCAGGCATGGACATCGCCATCTGTGCTCCGCAGGATTTCCAGCCCAAGCCGGAGTTCGTGGAGCGCGCGCAGAAGCGGGCCACTGAGACGGGCGCTACCGTGACCGTCACGGATTCCTTGGACGTGGTCAACGGTGCTGACGTGGTCATCACTGATACCTGGGTATCCATGGGGATGGAAAACGACGGCCTGGATCGGCGCACCCCATTCCTGCCATACCAAGTAAACGAGGACGTGATGCAGCGCGCAAAACAGACTGCGGTATTCTTGCACTGCCTGCCTGCATACCGGGGTAATGAAGTGACCGCTGAGGTCATTGACGGCCCGCAGTCACGCGTTTTCGACGAAGCCGAGAACCGCCTACACGCGCAAAAAGCGCTGTTGGTGTGGCTCATGGAGCATCAACATGACTAATCCTGTAACTCGAACTGCCCGCCAAGCGCGCATCCTGGAGATCCTGGAACGCTACCGTGTCTCCAGTCAGGTGCAGCTATCTGAACTTCTTCTCGACGAAGGCATCGACATCACCCAAGCCACGCTCTCCCGCGACTTGGATGAACTCGGCGCCAAAAAGGTACGCCCGGACGGCGGGCGAGCCTTCTACGCCGTGGGGCTTGTCGACGGCCAACGCATCGAGCAACCCCGTGGCCCACAGGAGAAACTCCGCCGCATGCTCGATGATCTCCTGGTCTCCGTGGATCACACCGGAAACATAGCTGTGCTGCGCACCCCGCCCGGGGCAGCCCAATACCTCGCTAGCTTCATCGACCGCGTGGGCATGAACGAAGTTGTCGGTACCATCGCAGGTGATGACACCGTCTTCGTGTTGGCCCGCGAACCGATGACTGGCAAAGAACTCGGCGAACTGTTCAGCCGCCGCGCATAACGAAAACCACAAACACTTGAGGAGCACTTGTTAAATGTCTAATCGCGTAGTTCTCGCATATTCCGGCGGCCTCGACACCTCTGTCGCGATCCCTTACCTTGCCAAGATGACCGGCGGCGAAGTCATTGCTGTGTCCCTCGACCTCGGCCAGGGCGGCGAGGACATGGAGTCCGTACGTCAGCGCGCCCTGGACTGTGGCGCTGTTGAGTCCATCGTCATTGACGCCAAGGACGAGTTCGCCAACGACTACTGCCTGCCAACCATCAAGGCCAACGGCATGTACATGAAGCAGTACCCACTGGTATCTGCAATTTCCCGCCCGCTGATCGTCAAGCACCTGATCAAGGCTGCCCAGGAGCACGGCGGCACCCACGTCTCCCACGGCTGCACCGGTAAGGGCAATGACCAGGTCCGTTTCGAGGTCGGTTTCCGCGCCCTGGACCCATCCCTGGAAATCATCGCCCCTGCCCGTGACTACGCCTGGACCCGCGACAAGGCCATCGCCTTCGCTGAGGAAATCAACCTGCCCATCGAGCAGTCCAAGAAGTCCCCATTCTCCATCGACCAGAACGTGTGGGGCCGCGCCGTGGAAACCGGCTTCCTGGAGGACCTGTGGAACCCACCAACGAAGGACCTCTACGCTTACACCGAGGATCCAGCGCTCGGCAACGCTCCTGACGAGCTCATCATTTCCTTCGACGGTGGCAAGCCAGTGGCCATCGACGGCCGCCCGGTCACCGTCCTCGAAGCCATCGAAGAGCTGAACCGTCGCGGTGGTGCCCAGGGCGTCGGCCGCCTGGACATGGTCGAGGACCGCCTCGTCGGCATCAAGTCCCGCGAAATTTACGAGGCCCCCGGCGCCATGATCCTCATCGCAGCGCACGAGGCGATGGAGGACGTCACCGTGGAGCGCGAGCTCGGCCGCTACAAGCGCCTTGTCGACGCCCGCTGGTCCGAGGAAGTCTACGACGGCCTGTGGTTCGGCCAGCTGAAGAAGTCCCTGGACGCCTTCATCGAGTCTACCCAGGAACACGTTTCCGGCGACATCCGCGTCGTGCTGCATGCCGGCAAGATTGTGGTCAACGGACGCCGTTCCAACCACTCCTTGTACGACTTCAACCTCGCCACTTACGACACTGGCGACACCTTCGACCAGACCGCGGCTAAGGGCTTCGTCCAGCTGCACGGCCTGTCCACCCAGATCGCTAACAAGCGCGACCGCGAGGCATAAATGGCTGGCACCAACGAAGGCGCCCTCTGGGGAGGCCGCTTCTCCGGCGGTCCCTCTGAGGCGATGTTCGCCCTATCTGTATCCACGCACTTCGACTGGGTGCTGGCGCCCTATGACGTGCTCGCTTCCAAAGCTCACGCGCGAGTGTTGCACAAGGCAGGCTTGCTTTCCGACGCCGACCTGGACACCATGCTCTCCGGTCTGGATCAGCTTGGTGCAGCGGTAGCGTCCGGCGAGTTTAAGCCACTGCCCACCGACGAGGATGTCCACGGTGCGATGGAACGTGGCCTGATCGACATCGTCGGCTCCGAGGTCGGCGGGCGTCTCCGCGCGGGCCGCTCCCGAAACGACCAGGTGGCGACCCTGTTCCGCATGTGGGTGCGCGACGCCATCCGATCCGTGGCCTTCCAGGTCACTGAGTTGGTGGATGCACTCGTGGCTCAAGCTGCCGCGCACCCAACCGCGATCATGCCCGGCAAGACCCACTCCCAGGCGGCGCAGCCGGTCCTGCTGGCACACCAGCTGCTGGCACACGCGCAGCCACTGCTGCGTGATCTGCAGCGCATCCAAGACCTGGACAAGCGCCTGGCAGTGTCGCCTTACGGCTCGGGCGCGTTGGCTGGATCGTCGCTGTCCCTGGACCCAGAGGCTATCGCTGCTGAGCTCGGCTTCGACTCCGCTTGCGACAACTCCATCGATGGCACCTCCTCCCGCGATTTCGCCGCGGAGACCGCCTTCGTGCTGGCTCAGATCGCGGTGGATATGTCTCGCCTGGCCGAGGAGATCATCTACTGGTGCACCCCAGAGTACGGCTACGTCACGCTTGCCGACGCCTGGTCCACCGGTTCCTCCATCATGCCGCAGAAGAAGAACCCGGACGTTGCAGAGCTGACCCGTGGCAAGACGGGTCGCTTGATCGGTAACCTCGCCGGCCTGCTTGCAACGCTCAAGGCGCAGCCGCTGGCCTACAACCGCGACCTGCAGGAGGACAAGGAGCCCATCGTGGACTCCTTCGCGCAGCTCAACCTGCTCCTTCCTGCTATGACGGGGCTGGTGTCCACGCTGACCTTCCACGAGGAGCGGATGCTGGAGCTAGCGCCAGCCGGTTTCACTCTGGCCACCGACCTCGCCGAGTGGATGGTTCGTGAAGGCGTGCCGTTCCGTCAAGCCCATGAGGCTTCTGGCGCTTGTGTGCGCCTGGCGGAGACCCGGGGCGTTGGGCTGGACGAACTGACCGATGAGGAATTGGCATCCGTTGATGTTCGCCTCACCCCGGCAGTGCGATCCGTCCTGACGGTCGAAGGGGCCGTGGCCTCGCGTGCGACGCGTGGCGGGACCGCAGGGGTGCGCGTCGTCGAGCAGCGTGACCGGGTTGCGGCTGCCGCTGCCGACTTTAAGGAGTGGGCGGGAACGCCAGTGCGTAATTAACAGCTCTTGCCCTGCGAACTTGCCAACAGGGATTTAGTATCAATTTATGGTGAGTCGTTTCGATACTAAAAAGCGATCAAGGCTGAATCCCTTGGCAGTGATACTGGCCGTGGTGTTGATCGGTGTGATCGTAGCGGCGGTCATCTTCGGGCGCGGCGGGGCAGAGAAGCTAGACGTTGCTACCGGAAATACCGAGAAGATCCGCGTGATCGCCGGGTCAGAGAAGATGGCGTTCTTCAACGACCCGGCGGTGAAGGCCCGCCTGAAAGAGCTGGGCATGACGCTGGAGGTGACACCGAGCGGCTCCCGCAAGATCTCCACGCGCCAGGATCTGAAAGAGTTCGACGCGGCTTTTCCCTCGTCAGCACCCGCAGCAGAAAAGATCGCTCGGGAAACGAGCCCGCAGGGGATGTATACGCCGTTTCACTCACCGATGGCCATCGCCACGTTCGATACGATCGTGGCTTTCCTGGAAAAACATGCCGTAGTTCAACGCGACGGCGTGTGGTACCTCGACATGGAGAAGTATCTAGCACTCGCATCCAGTGGAAAAGGTTGGCGCGACATCTCAAAGGACTTCCCATCGCCTTTAGGGATACAAATCTCCTCGACCGACGTGCGTAGCTCTAATTCGGCTGCCATGTATCTCTCCATCGCGGCGTGGGTCGCCAACGGTGGAAATGTGCCCGCCACCGACGCGGAAGTAACCAAGGCTGTGGCCAAGGTATCCCCATTGTTTACTCACCAGGGATACACCGGAGGGTCCTCTGCAGGGCCATTCGCCGAGTATCTCTCGCAGGGAATCGGGGCCCGCCCCATGGTGATGATTTACGAATCCCAGTTCCTTGGCCAGCAGATCGCAGAC
It contains:
- the argJ gene encoding bifunctional glutamate N-acetyltransferase/amino-acid acetyltransferase ArgJ, which produces MSITTPQGFLAAGITAGIKPSGNPDMALVVNEGPHFVAAGVFTRNRVTAAPVKLSKQALADGQLRAIVYNSGNANACNGAQGDADAQATVEAVAQQLGVQVTDVAACSTGLIGEPMPMDLVLDGARKLCENLGDFGSAAAEAIMTTDTVKKEVLVQREGWQLGGMGKGVGMMAPSLATMLVCLTTDAQVDAHTAQDALQKACDLTFNTLDIDGSTSTNDTVILLANGASGVAPNAEEFEQAVLEACADLADQLQGDAEGVTKRVNITVQGTSTNDQALNAARTLGRDNLFKCAMFGSDPNWGRVLAAVGMADADMDPDNISVFFNGEAVCEKTTGTPDARNVDLSGADIDVLVDLGTGGPGTAMVRTTDLSHAYVEINSAYSS
- the argB gene encoding acetylglutamate kinase; its protein translation is MTKHLTPSERAHVLAEALPWLQHYRDKIVVVKYGGNAMTDESLKAAFAADMVFLRTVGVKPVVVHGGGPQISSMLSRLGLDGEFKGGFRVTTPEVMEVVRMVLFGQVGRDLVNLINSHGPYAVGTSGEDGGLFRAEKRLVEVDGELTDIGLVGNITEVNADTIRDIIDAGRIPVVSTVAPGEDGEVYNINADTAAGALAGALGAERLVILTNVEGLYTDWPNKDSLVSAIKSSKLREILPELDSGMIPKMESCLSAVDMGVVASHVIDGRIAHSVLLELLTMGGIGTMVLPDGYDRDNYPDGTVFRKDK
- a CDS encoding acetylornithine transaminase codes for the protein MPQWSHTLMDNYGTPPLTIVSGKGAQLTDDHGRTHIDLLAGIAVNSLGYGHPALVEAVSDQVANLAHVSNLFQSAPVLDLGAALIERFAAGDAILADDTRVFFCNSGAEANEAAFKLARLTGKRRILAAEHGFHGRTMGSLALTGQPDKRKAFEPLPTGAEFFPYGDVDYLRKLVEINPSDVAAIIVEPIQGETGVIPAPGGFLKAVREICDEHEILFIVDEVQTGIGRTGDFFAHQHDGVIPDVVTMAKGLGGGLPIGACLAHGAAAQLFTPGSHGTTFGGNPVSCAAGNVVLSVIDDNFCADVKRKGAALAGQVAQLPQVDHVRGRGLMLGVVLKGEWAKQAVAKSPEYGVIVNAPSASVLRLTPPLIISDEEIEAAVQRIGELLADVEKES
- the argF gene encoding ornithine carbamoyltransferase encodes the protein MVRHFLADDDLTPAEQAEVLALAAELKRAPYSRDTFAGPQSVAVLFDKTSTRTRFSFDAGIAHLGGHAIVTDSGSSQMGKGESYQDTGAVLSRFVSAIVWRTYAHSNLEAMAETAAVPIVNALSDDLHPCQILADLQTCIENLCPDEGPAGLKGKKAVYLGDGDNNMANSYLIGFATAGMDIAICAPQDFQPKPEFVERAQKRATETGATVTVTDSLDVVNGADVVITDTWVSMGMENDGLDRRTPFLPYQVNEDVMQRAKQTAVFLHCLPAYRGNEVTAEVIDGPQSRVFDEAENRLHAQKALLVWLMEHQHD
- a CDS encoding arginine repressor, translated to MTNPVTRTARQARILEILERYRVSSQVQLSELLLDEGIDITQATLSRDLDELGAKKVRPDGGRAFYAVGLVDGQRIEQPRGPQEKLRRMLDDLLVSVDHTGNIAVLRTPPGAAQYLASFIDRVGMNEVVGTIAGDDTVFVLAREPMTGKELGELFSRRA
- a CDS encoding argininosuccinate synthase — translated: MSNRVVLAYSGGLDTSVAIPYLAKMTGGEVIAVSLDLGQGGEDMESVRQRALDCGAVESIVIDAKDEFANDYCLPTIKANGMYMKQYPLVSAISRPLIVKHLIKAAQEHGGTHVSHGCTGKGNDQVRFEVGFRALDPSLEIIAPARDYAWTRDKAIAFAEEINLPIEQSKKSPFSIDQNVWGRAVETGFLEDLWNPPTKDLYAYTEDPALGNAPDELIISFDGGKPVAIDGRPVTVLEAIEELNRRGGAQGVGRLDMVEDRLVGIKSREIYEAPGAMILIAAHEAMEDVTVERELGRYKRLVDARWSEEVYDGLWFGQLKKSLDAFIESTQEHVSGDIRVVLHAGKIVVNGRRSNHSLYDFNLATYDTGDTFDQTAAKGFVQLHGLSTQIANKRDREA
- the argH gene encoding argininosuccinate lyase, with product MAGTNEGALWGGRFSGGPSEAMFALSVSTHFDWVLAPYDVLASKAHARVLHKAGLLSDADLDTMLSGLDQLGAAVASGEFKPLPTDEDVHGAMERGLIDIVGSEVGGRLRAGRSRNDQVATLFRMWVRDAIRSVAFQVTELVDALVAQAAAHPTAIMPGKTHSQAAQPVLLAHQLLAHAQPLLRDLQRIQDLDKRLAVSPYGSGALAGSSLSLDPEAIAAELGFDSACDNSIDGTSSRDFAAETAFVLAQIAVDMSRLAEEIIYWCTPEYGYVTLADAWSTGSSIMPQKKNPDVAELTRGKTGRLIGNLAGLLATLKAQPLAYNRDLQEDKEPIVDSFAQLNLLLPAMTGLVSTLTFHEERMLELAPAGFTLATDLAEWMVREGVPFRQAHEASGACVRLAETRGVGLDELTDEELASVDVRLTPAVRSVLTVEGAVASRATRGGTAGVRVVEQRDRVAAAAADFKEWAGTPVRN